ACTTGTCCAAGCGTCTCGAGGAGGTTGTCCTTTCGCCACGTCCGCCGGAGATGGAGAGGGAGGATTGGAGATCGGACTTGGCGGTTAAAGAGGACGAGTGTCGAAAGGCTGCGGAACAGGAGAAAGAGGAGTATAAGGCGTTGATAGCTTTGGATGAGTTGCACGAGGCGTATGAGAAGATGTTGAAGGACGCGGAGCGAAGGTTGGAGAAGATTTATGAGACCGCCGTTGCTGGTGGTGATGCGGAAGCACTTGAACAGGCGTTTGGTGAGAAGAGTTCTGAGTTCAAAGAGGAAGTGAATGAGGAAGTTATTGCTATTTTGCAGGAGGCGCCAGGGAAGAGTGTAGAAAGGGTTGATTTATCCGGCAGGCAGCTGAGGATGCTGCCTGAAGCTTTTGGGAAGATTCGCTCCTTAATCGTGCTTAATTTGTCCAATAACCAACTCGCGGTATGCCCTAGTTCCAAAATCCCTACTTGAAGTTACATTTCATACTGCTTGTTCTCGACTTCATTTCTTGGGTTTTAACTTGTGGTCTGTATTAAAATGTCAACTACATGATGACTTGTTGCATTTCGTGGCAAGTTATATAATGTATATCAAACTCCTAGCCATACTTTTAACCGGATGTGTCTATAGCTAGATGGCTGAAATATGGTAAGGTGAGAGCTGCAGCAATCATGCACGACTTTTTCTggtgtctttttgttttttttatgctATACCTATTGGTAGTAGCTGAAAGTGGGCCAAAGTGCTAGATAAAATGTAATTCTGGATTTGAGTACCATGAATGTCATTTCAATTTCTGGGGCTGATGGGTTTAGAGggtctctatctctatttctgcACCTTTTCCGCGCTTTATTAGTAACTCTGTTACATGGTTTACTGCTTTTTACTATTGTAAGCTGATCATCCTGTGGCTTTTGAGacactttttcttttgaataataAGAGTCCATCTTAAAGAGAATGACACTACGCTACTTGGGAGTCAAACAATTTCTGCTTTGAGTaggatatttttacaaaatttcaatacttttgaatataaaaaaatcataattatATTAGTTTCGTATAGCTTCTAAGTATGCgagttttattttaaatttttttaaaacttaatcACACAGAAATCAAGTGGACTGACCTGGTACTTTGAACCCGGCCAGTCTTCTTATTTAGGAAGGAAGAAGTAGTAATTTTGTATCTTCACTACGAAGAGATCAAACAATGGAACCAGTGGGCATCATTAAAGGGGATTAGGTTTCTTTGAACTGGTGAAGGTGCAAGAAGCTTGAGAACCTCACATCTGATTATGGTAAACTTGAATTGAGCACCCAGTTACTCTTCTTGTCCCTTCTAGGAGAACATTACTCATCACACCATTATCATTCCTGGGTCCACTGCGCTTCTTGAAGAATAACTAAAGGATAATATTATTCTGCACTCTCGTCTCCACTCTCGTCTCCCTGATAGTTGTCTTTTAGTATCCAAGTCCCCCCAAAAAGGTAATATTGTATTCTCTCCACTCCATTTTATCTGTCAGTTTTTGCTTTCTGCTGGTCAATTTGACCAATTTCAAAGTTAAATCTGATATAGATCAATTCATATATTGAAGCATGATAGAGGTTGCAGTTTTTGTTGTATGAAAGTGATGAAAGAATACATTTAGAAGTCTTAGTCAAAGATCACTTTGTTTGACTATAGGGAAACAAATATGGACAGCTAGTTTTGGTAGAGGTGGTAATGAATATGATTGTCATATTGTCAACCATTTGAATCGGCAGAAAATTCCATTGCTGTTACCTTAATTAAGAAGTTCATAGCAAGTTTAGAGCTCTATaattattgcttgtcaattcATCATAGTATAGgtgctcaatcaatcaattactCCATCTGTACCTAGTAGGGGTCATATGGATCACTTGAAGTAATACTGTTGACTACCTTAAAAGTTAAATGTGGAACGATGTCCATTGTGATGTGTCACAACAAATCTATTCTATTTAGAGAACCAGTGGGTACTTGATCTTTGAAGCTAGTTCCGTTGCTATATATGGTACCATACAGTTTCCTGTTCAGTGGATACAGATGCCATGTTGTTAGACTTTGCTTCTGCTTAACAATATGGATAATGTCCCGATGCTTCTCTGAAACTGCCAATTAAGTGCATCATTTCCCTCCTGGGTATCCTCTTCATGCTTCTTGTATCTGCCAATTGCATAATATTTATGCCACTGTAACATATATTAATAAAATGCATATGCATTGTTGTTTGTGATGGTTGAATGAGAACAAAGGCACGTTGTTTGGAATGTCAAATTTTTGCAATTGTTTGCTTCTAAAATTCTGGGGAAAACAGGTTATTCCTGATTCAATTGCGAGCTTGGAAAACCTTGAGGAGCTTCATCTCTCTTCTAATCTCTTGGAATCGCTGCCAGACTCCATTGGTCTGCTGTTTAGTTTGAAGATCTTAGATGTCTCTGGAAATAAGCTTATCACTTTGCCGGATAGCATTTGTCATTGCAGGTAATAGTGGTTCAGAAATGAGCTTATTTAGCCCTTCACCCATCCCGAAGACACTAATTTAGACTTGTCAGTTCTCTCAGACTACTCTTTATTGTGCCTGATTTGCAGGTCGTTAGTGGAGTTGGATGCAAGCCTAAACAAGCTTTCTTATTTGCCAACAAATATTGGGTTTGAACTGGTAAATCTAAAAAGGCTTTCACTTTCTCTTAACAAGCTCCGTTCCTTACCCACTTCCATTGGTGAGATAAAGTCCCTGCGCCTTTTAGATGTGCGCTTCAATGAACTACATGGGCTTCCACGTTCATTTGGGAACTTGACAAATCTTGAGATCCTCAACCTGAGTAACAATTTCAGTGACCTAACTGAGCTTCCTGACACAATTGGTGATTTGATAAATCTAAAGGAACTTGATCTGAGCAACAACCAGATCCATGAACTGCCTGATACATTTGGCCGCCTTGACAACCTGACTGTGCTTAAGTTGGACGAGAACCCTCTTGTGATACCTCCAAAGGAAGTTATAGTTGAAGGGGCCGAAGCCATAAAGGCTTATATGATTAAGCGACGGCTAGACATATTGATGGCAGAAGAGCCACAGATTATGCTTGAAGAGATGGGACAGACACCGACCGGCTTAGTAACTCGAAGTACCTCCTGGTTGAGTGGTGCTGTTTCAAATGTTTTTGGGACTGTTGCAGGGTATTTGGGCGGTGGAGGAAAGTCAGATGCAGACCATTATCTCAACCAGCAGTTATGACTTATGGTGCGAATGAGGTCTTCCTTTAAGCTTTTTCACTTGTCTCTGTTGTTTACCGTTTAAAGTTTTCATGCTTTTCCAATGAAGTCTGAAGGAATATGGCTGATATCGGGCCACCTGCACCTTTCTGCTTCCTCAGCATGTCTTTTCCAGTTTGATGTGTGAAGAGAAGTGAAGGATGCTGGTGTTTTGCCGTCTGCTTCCCGAAGATGTTTAGAAATTGTGACTTGTCAGAGAGAATGTTGATatacaataatacaaacaagttTGTTTTGCTCTCTAGACTCTAAAAATGCCTGTGTTTAACATCATGAATTATGCGCTTTAAGTTCCGACTGCAGAACTACTATGTCGTTTCCTCTTCATTATATGATTTCTCATGATTGAGACGCATTAAATCCTAGTTTACTATATGAGATGTGGAGATCTTTTGGTAAAGTCATGTCCTTAAGGCCCATAGCTCGAGTAATAATCTGGACAAGAGAAAGATAAGTTTTCCAATTGGCAGGCAGCGATGTCTAATTGATGGAAGTGCTATACCAATTCCGTTTCCCCTCAAGCGTAAAAATGTCTTGGGAATTACTCAATAATATCTCTCAAATGAATGAGTAGTTGTTGCACCtcgaaattgatatttttctcATATGTCAAATCATGCCAACGGAGGTACAGAACTACTAATGAGACTAATTGACGTTCCAAGTTATCAGCGTTGGGACAAAAGACTAGAGACTAATTGACGTTCAAATCGGTGGAATGTTCGACTATAAAATTTTACAATTTGGTGATAGTATATTCATACATGGGTATTTGTATGGTGAGTTATTTAGTTATTTGCCAGCTTtgggaatgactcttggcacgttcgagtaAGAACATATGTTTaaatgggagagaatgtaacgaccgatcggtcgttttgagatttatcacttagt
This DNA window, taken from Nicotiana tabacum cultivar K326 chromosome 4, ASM71507v2, whole genome shotgun sequence, encodes the following:
- the LOC107779525 gene encoding plant intracellular Ras-group-related LRR protein 1 yields the protein MDPNPTKFPILSYVMSKLPSIGPKRTAADEFDIEQPQPLPQPPKEPHFDITDRMPHLTDPKVVAAMSSAVADVAQTRSMLKTLVERPDHELVDTSRMKLAEIEANLSKRLEEVVLSPRPPEMEREDWRSDLAVKEDECRKAAEQEKEEYKALIALDELHEAYEKMLKDAERRLEKIYETAVAGGDAEALEQAFGEKSSEFKEEVNEEVIAILQEAPGKSVERVDLSGRQLRMLPEAFGKIRSLIVLNLSNNQLAVIPDSIASLENLEELHLSSNLLESLPDSIGLLFSLKILDVSGNKLITLPDSICHCRSLVELDASLNKLSYLPTNIGFELVNLKRLSLSLNKLRSLPTSIGEIKSLRLLDVRFNELHGLPRSFGNLTNLEILNLSNNFSDLTELPDTIGDLINLKELDLSNNQIHELPDTFGRLDNLTVLKLDENPLVIPPKEVIVEGAEAIKAYMIKRRLDILMAEEPQIMLEEMGQTPTGLVTRSTSWLSGAVSNVFGTVAGYLGGGGKSDADHYLNQQL